In Geoalkalibacter ferrihydriticus DSM 17813, the sequence TTCTGGTCGCTTGGATGCCGTTCATGACCGGCATCTGCACATCCATGAGAATACAGTCAAAATCCTGCTCAGCAAGAAGCTCCAGAGCTTGGCGGCCATTGCCTGCCGAAATGACTTTATGTCCGGCCAGTTCCAATAATCTCTGCATGGCGAGCCGGTTGACGGGGTTGTCTTCGGCCAGCAGCAGGGTTAAGCAATCGCCTGCTTGATTCGGGGCTGTGGCGCCCACGGGTTGAGGTTTTTGATCGGGCCTGTCGGCAAACTTGAAGGGGAGAATCACCTGTACTCTGGTGCCCCGTCCGACCCGACTCTCCAGCATGACGCGGCCACCCATCAGGTCAACAATGCGCTTGACGATGGAGAGTCCCAGCCCCACGCCCTGGTCATTGCGGGCGGGATCGCACCCGGCTTGTGAGAAGGGCTGAAAAAGATCGTGCAGGCGCTCTTCGGGAATGCCGATCCCGGTGTCGGTCACCTGGAACAGGATTTGCGGTTCTAGGGTGTCGTCGGCGAGGAAAGGCTTGATTTCAAGACTGACCCGACCAGAATCAGTGAATTTGAGGGCATTGCCCACCAGGTTGAAAAGAATCTGGCGCAGGCGCGCCTCATCGCCTTTGAGGTAGACAGGGACGCTGGAGTCCAGGGTGCATTGAAGGTCGACGCCTTTGTCGCGAGTGGTGACCGCGAAGAGTCCCGCCACGGAATCGCTTAGGTTTTTGAGGTTGAATTCAGCTTCGATGATTTCAAGCTTGCCGGCCTCGATGCGGGATATGTCCAGAATATCCGAAAGCAGGCGGGTCAGTCGTTCGGCCGAGGTGATGGCCATTTGCGTGAATTGTTTCTGATCGGGGTTGAGTGACGTGGTTTGCAGATAGTGCAGGGTGCCCATGATGCCGTTGAGGGGCGTGCGGATCTCATGGCTCATGTTGGCGAGGAACTCGGACTTGGCGCGGTTGGCGGCGTCGGCCTGCTCTTTGGCCGCAATCAGTGCTTCCTGCGCTCGTTTGTGGTCGGTGATGTCTTCGTAGGTGCCTAGAATGCCAATGATTTTTCCGGAGGCGTCGCGCAGCGGCGCCTTGCTGGTGCGCAACCAGATACGTTGGCCATCGGGGGTGGTTTGCGGCTCCTCATAAGCAAGCTTGGCGACGCCGCTCTCCGTGACCTGGCGGTCGTCCGCGCGATACAATTCGGCCTGCTCAATCCAGCTCAGATCAAAGTCAAGTTTGCCGATAATCTGCTCGGACGACGTAAATCCCGCATCCCTGGCAAATGGCAGGTTGCAGCCGAGGTAGCGGCCCTCCAGATCCTTCCAGAAAACCCGCACCGGCACCGTATCCAGCACATTGCGCAGGAGCCGGCGTGACTCACTTTCAGCCTCTTCAAGCAGCTTGCGATCCGTGATATCGCGACCGACACCGACAATGGCGCTGATTTCGCCCCTTTCATTCAGAATGGCTTTGTCCGACCAGGCCAGCCAGCGCCAACCGTTTTTCGTCAGTGCGCGTTGCTCCAGATAAACGGAGTAGGGAGGTTTGAAAAGATTCTCCATGGCCTCGAGGGTGGATTCGCGATCCTCCTCGTGGACCAGGGGAATGAAGCGCTCGTTGAGCAGTTGTTCCTCGGTTTTGCCGAACAGGGCGCAATAGGAGGGGCTGACGAATTGAAACTTTCCATCGGGGTCGACCTTGACGACGAGTTCGTCGGTGTTTTCCACCAGCAGCCGAAAGTTTTCCTCGCTCGTGCGCAGGACCTCCTCGACCCGCTGGTGTTTCGTCTCTTCGGCTTTCAGCCGCGAAATCTCGCGCCGCGCCGCCGCCAGTTCCGCGAGAAGTTTCTCTCTGGGCATTTCAGAGTCTTGCATGGCGGTCTTTCCTGGGGGCAGATGGTAGTTATGCATGAGGCCACATTATAGTAGAGTTTAGCATAACATCCAAGCCGCGCGCCTCAGATGTTATGATCAACCTAAAACAGTTCAGGCCGCCAAAGCCTACGGCCTGCCCGCGGAAAAAATCATCATCCCGATCCGCGAAAACTCTCTCGAGTCAGTGGCGGTGGGGAGTGTGCTCCGCGCTGATCGCAAATAGGCGCGTTGGCGGCACACCCGGGCCGGCAGAGTAAATGAAATGAGACCGGCAACCCCCTCGGAAGGGTCATAAACCATGTCTGGTGAAGATGAGGTTGGCATCCCTGAGATCGTCGTTTTGCCCATCGACGGCATTCTTGACCTGCACAGCTTTCGCCCTGCTGATGTCAGGTATTTGATCCCCGATTACTTTGCGGAATGCCGCAAGCGTGGCATCCTCGATGTCCGCATCATTCACGGCAAAGGCTCGGGGAAACTACAGCGCGGGGTGCACGCCATTCTCGGTCGGCTGCCGGAGGTGGTCGCTTTTCGTTTTGCGGGGGAAGACCGCGGTGGATGGGGTGCGACTCTGGTACAGCTGCGGCCGCTTGTGGAGCGGGATGCTTGATTTGTTGTCGACGAGTGCAGGGGCCATGCATCAGGAAAGAGTATGGCCGGAAACTGGTGGGCCCCGCCTGCTACTTTATACAAGGACTAAAAAAACCGAGCTCCGGCCGAACCAACGCTTCCCAGCAACAATGATGTTCCGAGAAACACGATGAACAGTGCGCCGCCGACGGCAAATAAGGCATAGGTGGTGCGGAACACCCGCGGGGAGGTCGAAGTCAGGCGCATGACGGCGCCGCGCGAGCCCAGGGTGATGATGCCCACCAGGGAATTGGTCAAGCCCATGCCGATGGCCAGGACGACCATGGCGGCCAGGCCCGCCCATAAAATATCGAGACTTAAGGTGAAGAGCAGAATGAGAGCCGCCCCGGGACAGGGAATCAGGCCGGCCGACAGGGACAGAGCCGCCATGCTGGTGCGGTCGGCATCGGCACGGGCTTGCTCTGATACGGGCTTGCGCCGGGCAAGGATGTCTTTGGCCGCCTTAAGCAGCAGAAAGCTTCCGATAAGAATGATGAGCAGATAACTGAAGGGCTGCAGTCCGCCCTCCAACTCCTGAAAAGCGAAGATATTGGTTTTTCGTCCCAACAGGGCGAGGGCAAAAACCACGGCGGTGGCGGAAAGAACGTGCATGAAGGTTATCAGGTTACCGAAGAGCAGCGCCTGTCTGAGGGTGCCCCGGCGCGCCAGAAAATAAGCGCAGACGATGGATTTTCCGTGACCCGGCCCCAGCGCGTGGACCACCCCGAAGGCAAAGGTCAGGGCCAAAAAGCGCAGGGTCGTGCCGCCGGTGGGCTTTTCCTGAATTTGTCGGGCATAGCCGGTCATGTGTTCGCGAAAGTCGCGTTGCAGGGCGTTGAGCCTGACCAGCAGAGGGTTGATCGTGGCCGGTTTGCGGCGGCTCTCCGCCTGTTCTTCCGCAGTGTTTTGGGAAGGCGTCAGGAAGGGATTCTGTGCCCGGCCCGGCGCGGCCTGCTGAGCGCCGACGAGAAACACACACAAACACAAAAAAGCCAGGACCGATTTATTGATCATGACGCTTTCATGAACTCCAGATGCAATGCGCGGGGTGCGAATAGGGTGCCGAAGAGTTCCGATGAGGAATCCTCGCGCAGCTCATGCACGACGCGCAGGTTTGCTGGCTGTTCGACCTGTACCGGTTGGCCCCTGTGCCAAGTGAAGTCGACGAAGATCTCAGGGTCCCTGGCCATGAAACGAACGGATTTGGGCGTGGCGATGGCCGCTACCGTACAGGGCACGAAGAACTCGTAAACGGCTTGGTTGTTGGTGAAGCGAACCTGGAAATCCCTCACAAATTGCACACGAAACTCCTGTCCGTCGATCCACACCTGGGAAAAATATTGATAATTCCGCAGGTTGTCGAAAAGCTCGGCCTTGATGCGGGCTGCCTGCTCCGGTGTGGGGGCGTTGCCTTGCAACTCGGCGATCTCTCGGATCTGCTCGCTGAATATCTCGTCAAAAGTCCATTGCAGGCGAAACCCTTCCAATCCCTGCTCATTGAAGACAACGGTAACGGAGTAGTCCACCCAGACATGAGGATGGGCCGCTGCCGGGAGAGGCAGGGCCAGAAGCAGCAGAAGCAGCGGCCAGAACGAAAAAACTTTAATTTTATGCATGATTGAATGCCCAGCTTGGCTTGATGGTTTGGTTCTGCAGGGAGCCTGCGATTGCGGCAAGGAAGTATATCGCGGACCAGCTGGCTGCCGCAACCAGATCCGTAGCGAGATTGGTGATCCCGCAGTGATCGGGCCGTCAAGTGAGGTATACTGAGAGGGGACAGAAAGAGTTTTTTTCCCTAAGGCTGGGCACGAAGAGAATCAGAAAGGAGAGCCGTCATGGCCGAAGGCAAGCATGCTGACGGAATGGAAAAGAGGGGTCGCGGCAAGCCGACTTCTCATCGATTGGCCGTGATCTCGTTCCCTTGGGATTGAGGTCACGGCTTTTGCATTTTGAGCCCGGAAGCGCCGGTCCAAATGCTGAAAAAAAATTGCTGTCGAACAGGGGGCTAAGGTCTCCTTTTTTCATGCTGCAACCGATTGATTTCAAACGTTAAATTTAAAGTAAAATTTTTCCGTTGACAGGGTTTTGCGCTGGGAGTATATGACGAATAAGCGTCAGTGTTCAGGACCGGGACCCCGCAAGACGTGCCCGCTGAAAAGTTGACCCCTTTTAAGCCGCAAGCCGCTCCTGGCTAACCGGTGCCGAAGACGCTGCCGCCATCCCCCGCAAGGGGATCTGGATTTTAGGCGATTGGCTATTTCAAAAGGGGTTGACCATGAATATTGCGCTTTCCTTCAATCTGAAGGGAGAGTCGCCAGACGTACAGGATGCGTCCGGCGAACCCCCCTCGGAACCTCCCGGCAGCCTTCCCGACGACATCTACGCCGAGTGGGACGACATCCATACCATCAATGCGGTGGCCGACGCCCTGCGCTCGCAACACCAGGTGACCCTGGTCGAAGCGGACCTCAACGCCTTTGAGACCTACCGTGCTTTGCGCCCGGATCTGGTGTTCAATATCGCGGAAGGATTGCACGGGGTCAGCCGCGAGGCGCAGATTCCCGCCTTGCTCGACATGCTGGGGCTGCCCTATACGGGCAGTGATCCGGTGACCCTGGGGATGTGCCTCGACAAACGGCGCACCAAGGAAATTCTGAGTCATCACCGCGTCGCCACGCCGCGCTTTGTGGTGGTGGCATCCCTGGGCGACATTCCTGCGCGTTTCACCTATCCGGCCATGGTCAAGCCGACCCTCGAAGGTTCAAGCAAGGGAGTGACGGACAAGGCGCTGGTGCGCAACCGGCGTGAGCTGGTGCGCCAGGTGCAGTGGGTGCTGGAGACCTACAACCAGCCGGCGCTCATCGAGGAATTTCTGCCCGGGCGCGAGTTCACCGTGGCATTGATCGGCAACGGCGCAGAGCTGCGTGTGCTGCCCATTGTCGAGATCAATCTCGATGCCCTGCCCGCCGAGGTGAATCCCATCTATTCCTACGAGGCCAAGTGGCTGTGGGATCAGGAGCACGACCCCCTGCAGATCTTCACCTGTCCGGCGCAGCTTGAGCCGTTGCTGCGCCGCCAGATCGAGGAGCTGTGCAAGCGCGCCTTCCATGCCCTGGGCTGTCGCGACTGGTGCCGCATCGACGTGCGCCTCGATGCGCGCGGACTGCCGCAGATCATCGAACTCAATCCCCTGCCCGGCATTCTGCCGCGCCCCGAGCAGAACAGCTGCTTTCCCAAGGCGGCGCGAGCAGCCGGGCTGTCTTACGACCAGCTGATCCTGGCCGTGGTCGATGCCGCAGCCCTGCGGCTCAATCTGCACGCGCAAGGGGGGTGCCGTGAAAGTCGCGGTCAGCTTTAACCGGGTTCCGCCGCTACTGGTGCAGGGCGAAGCTCTCGATCGCATCTCCGAGGAAGGCGCCGAAGCCGAGGCCCAGGCGGTCGCCGCAGCTCTGCGCGCACTCGGCCACGCGCCGCAGCTGGTGGCTTTGGGAGACGACATCGCCCCCTTTGTCGGCGCGCTGCGCGCCGCCGCGCCCGCGCTGG encodes:
- a CDS encoding PAS domain-containing hybrid sensor histidine kinase/response regulator — translated: MQDSEMPREKLLAELAAARREISRLKAEETKHQRVEEVLRTSEENFRLLVENTDELVVKVDPDGKFQFVSPSYCALFGKTEEQLLNERFIPLVHEEDRESTLEAMENLFKPPYSVYLEQRALTKNGWRWLAWSDKAILNERGEISAIVGVGRDITDRKLLEEAESESRRLLRNVLDTVPVRVFWKDLEGRYLGCNLPFARDAGFTSSEQIIGKLDFDLSWIEQAELYRADDRQVTESGVAKLAYEEPQTTPDGQRIWLRTSKAPLRDASGKIIGILGTYEDITDHKRAQEALIAAKEQADAANRAKSEFLANMSHEIRTPLNGIMGTLHYLQTTSLNPDQKQFTQMAITSAERLTRLLSDILDISRIEAGKLEIIEAEFNLKNLSDSVAGLFAVTTRDKGVDLQCTLDSSVPVYLKGDEARLRQILFNLVGNALKFTDSGRVSLEIKPFLADDTLEPQILFQVTDTGIGIPEERLHDLFQPFSQAGCDPARNDQGVGLGLSIVKRIVDLMGGRVMLESRVGRGTRVQVILPFKFADRPDQKPQPVGATAPNQAGDCLTLLLAEDNPVNRLAMQRLLELAGHKVISAGNGRQALELLAEQDFDCILMDVQMPVMNGIQATRTIRTSREFGNKREIPIIAITAYAMAGDRERLLAAGMNAYLAKPIDVKALKKVLARVTGNDI
- a CDS encoding Smr/MutS family protein is translated as MSGEDEVGIPEIVVLPIDGILDLHSFRPADVRYLIPDYFAECRKRGILDVRIIHGKGSGKLQRGVHAILGRLPEVVAFRFAGEDRGGWGATLVQLRPLVERDA
- a CDS encoding nickel/cobalt transporter; translation: MINKSVLAFLCLCVFLVGAQQAAPGRAQNPFLTPSQNTAEEQAESRRKPATINPLLVRLNALQRDFREHMTGYARQIQEKPTGGTTLRFLALTFAFGVVHALGPGHGKSIVCAYFLARRGTLRQALLFGNLITFMHVLSATAVVFALALLGRKTNIFAFQELEGGLQPFSYLLIILIGSFLLLKAAKDILARRKPVSEQARADADRTSMAALSLSAGLIPCPGAALILLFTLSLDILWAGLAAMVVLAIGMGLTNSLVGIITLGSRGAVMRLTSTSPRVFRTTYALFAVGGALFIVFLGTSLLLGSVGSAGARFF
- a CDS encoding DUF1007 family protein — translated: MHKIKVFSFWPLLLLLLALPLPAAAHPHVWVDYSVTVVFNEQGLEGFRLQWTFDEIFSEQIREIAELQGNAPTPEQAARIKAELFDNLRNYQYFSQVWIDGQEFRVQFVRDFQVRFTNNQAVYEFFVPCTVAAIATPKSVRFMARDPEIFVDFTWHRGQPVQVEQPANLRVVHELREDSSSELFGTLFAPRALHLEFMKAS
- a CDS encoding ATP-grasp domain-containing protein, whose translation is MNIALSFNLKGESPDVQDASGEPPSEPPGSLPDDIYAEWDDIHTINAVADALRSQHQVTLVEADLNAFETYRALRPDLVFNIAEGLHGVSREAQIPALLDMLGLPYTGSDPVTLGMCLDKRRTKEILSHHRVATPRFVVVASLGDIPARFTYPAMVKPTLEGSSKGVTDKALVRNRRELVRQVQWVLETYNQPALIEEFLPGREFTVALIGNGAELRVLPIVEINLDALPAEVNPIYSYEAKWLWDQEHDPLQIFTCPAQLEPLLRRQIEELCKRAFHALGCRDWCRIDVRLDARGLPQIIELNPLPGILPRPEQNSCFPKAARAAGLSYDQLILAVVDAAALRLNLHAQGGCRESRGQL